ATCGGAGTTACTTCGAGTGTAGAGAATTGGGGCATGTGAGGACGTATTGTCCCCATCCTATGGGAGGTCCAGTTCAACAGAGAGGTCAGGTTATGAGTttcgcaccagttacttcaccacccgctcaaccAGTTCAGGGTGGGACTCAGGCAgctcgaggtcgccctagaggggaaggtcGATCCAGTGGTGATCAGGATCAATACTATGCTTTTCCCGCCAGACCataggccgttgcttcagacgcagtgatcacaagtattgttttaatgtgccacatggatgcttccatattatttgacccttgttccacttattcatatatgtcatcgtactttgctcattatttggatatgccccgtgattaCTTAGTTACGCTTGTTCATGTATTTACACcgatgggtgattctattatagtggaccgtgtgtatcggtcatgtgtggtgactattaagGGATTGGAGACGAGTTGATCTTTTACTTCTTTGTATGGCCGAGTTTGACGTGATTcttggcatggattggttgtccccatgtcatgctattctggattgtcacgctaaggcCGTGATGTTGGCAATGCTGGAATTgcctaggattgagtggagaggttctttggactatgttcccagtagagtgatttcatatttgaaggcccaacatatggttAGGAAGGGTtgtctggcatatttggcctttgtgagggatgttggtgctaatATTCCTACCATTGATTCCATTTCGGTAGTGCGTgactttctggatgtgtttcctgcagacctggcgggcatgccacctgacagggatattgattttggcattgacaTTGTGCCAGACACTCAActtatttctattcctctgtatcgtatggcgcCAATAGAGTTGAGGGAATTTAAAGAGCCAgtttcaggagcttcttgataagggattcattaggcctagtgtgtcaccttcaGGTGCACCAGTTCTTTTTGTGAAAAAAAAGGTTGAtactatgcggatatgcattgattatatgaaattgaacaaagttacaattaagaataagtacccactaccgtgtattgatgacttatttgaccagcttcagggtgtgagagtgttctctaagattgatttgaggtctaggtatcaccagttgaagactcgggattctgatattctgaagacggcattcaggaccatctatggccactacgagttccttgtgatatcttttaggctggccaatgccccaacaatatttatgcatatgatgaacaatgtattccagccatatcttgatccTTTTGTCattatatttattgatgatatattggtgtacacACATAGACAGGAGGAGCATGCGCAATATCTTAGGATTGTACTACCGATATTGAGGGAGAATAAGCTTTATGCTAAattttccaagtgtgagttttgccTCAATTCCAtggtgttcttggggcacgtggtgtccagtgaggggatcaaggtagatccgaagaagattgaggcagttcaaagttggcccagaccgtcttcagctactaagaattggagttttctttgtttggccggatattatcgccacttcgtggagggtttatcttccattgctgcacctttgactagattgacccagaagggtgccctattTAGGTgttctgatgagtgtgaggagagctttcagaagctaaagACTTCATagaccacaactctagttctagttttgccttcagcatcgggttcatatacagtgtattgtgatgcttctaggattggtattgggtgtgtcttgatgcaggagggtagggtgattgcttattcttcatgccagttgaagccctatgagaagaattaccccattcatgatttagaattggcaacaattgttcatgcattgaagatttggaggcattatctatatgacgtgtcttgtgaggtatttacaaatcatcgaagtctacaacacttgttcaagcaaaaagatctaaatatgaggcagcggagatggttggagttgttacaAGACTataatattaccattttgtatcatcccgggaaggccaatgtggtggacgatgcattgagtagaaaggcggtgagtatgggtagccttgcatatatacCTGTTGGTGAGAGACATCATGCATCAGATGTTTAAGCCTTgtccaatcagtttgtgaggttagatgtttcggaacctagttgggttctagcttgcgtagtttctcgttcttctttatatgatcgcatcagagagcgtcagtatgatgacccccattttcttgtccttaaggatatggtACAACACGGTGATTCCAAGGAgctttctattggagatgatagggTGTTACGATGCATGGTCGGATTTCTGGGCCCAATGTGGgcgggctacgtgagttgattcttgaggaggcccacagttcgcggtattccattcatccgggtgccgcgaagatgtatcaggacttgagacaacactattggtggaggcaaataaagaaagatatagtggagtatatggctcggtgcttgaactgtcagcaggtgaagtacgagcatcagaggccgggcggtttgcttcagaggcttgagattcccgagtggaaatggaagCATGGTACCATAAACTTTTttattgggctcccatggactttgaataAATTTGAtgatatttgggtgattgtggatcggttgactaagtccccacatttcatttcggttgtgactacctatttTTTCGAGTGGTTGGTTgaggtttatattcgcgagattgttcgccttcatggtgtgctggtgtccattatttctgattggggcacgcagttcacatcgcagttttggagagcagtgtaacgagagttgggcacacgagttgagttgagttgagtacaggattccaccctcagatggatggacagtccgagcgcaccattcagattttggaggatatgttgcgcacttgtgttatggattatgggggttcttaggatcggtttctaccacttgcagagttttcctacaacaacaactaccaatcgagtattcagatggctccttatgagccgggagaggctaggttatTAGGTATGGatctggttcaggatgctttggaaaaggtaaaTTTAATTCATGATTGGCTTCGTACGTCGCAGTCttggtagaagagttatgccaattaGAAGGTTTTTGATGTTCCATATATAGTGGGAGTGAAGGTATTACTCAGAGTATTCCCCATGAAGGGATTGATgatgttcgggaagaagggaaagttaagACCTCGATTTATTATCCCTTTTGAGGTGtctgagaggattggagaggtggcttacaagcttgtatttccacctagtctatcgagtgttcacctagtgtttcatgtttccatgctctgaaagttttacggtgatccatctcatattttggacttcagcatagttcagttagatggatatttgacttatgatgtggagtcagtGGCCATTTAAGAtaggtaggttcgaaagctgaggtcaaagaatatagttTCAGTGAAAGTTCAGTAGAGAGGTCAGTGAAAGttgacgaatatttgtttaagagcgGAGAATGTacccggccagttgttttgagtattgtagccctattttcccatttattgcttattctatgttcaataggggttatgtgacttgccgggatggttggtttggttccggggatatttcggaatgaattggacacttagtctcaaggttggaagcttaagttgaaagagttgaccggatgttgacttatgagtaaacgaccctggaatggagttttgatggttcggatagcttcgtatggtaatttttcacttaggagtatgtccgaatattgatttggaggtccgtatgtcgTTTTAACTTGAATTggaaaagttggaaaagttaaaggtttgaaaagttgagaagtttgaccgagagtgactttgttgatactGGGCTCGGATTTAGGTTATGGGAGTTGAAATAGGTCCTTTgtctcatttatgacttgtgtgcaatatttgaggtcgACCGAAATTGGTTTGGTATatttcggcattggttttagaagttggaagctcaatagttcattaggcttgaattggggtgcgattcgtgatttcgatattgtttgatgtggtttgaagcttcgactaagttcgtatcatgttttaggacctgttggtatgttggatggggtcccgagggcctcaggtgtgattcAGATCAGGTTCGGCACATTTTGGACTTGTTGGACTGCTGAATCTGttgtatctggtttccttatacgcgttaGCGAGGGAGGTCTCGTGATCACGGAGAGTCTCTTGATGACTGGTCAAATTGTGCTTCCCATTCATGAGAATTGAAATGTGTTCACGAAGGTTCTGGGagttgtgcatcgcgaatgcgggaGGAAGGTCGTGCTCGCGTGGAAGGGAGGCAAGGCCCAGGGTAGCAGGTATTTTTGTTCATCGCGGTCGAGATGTgagggccgcgatcgcgaagctttgaGGCTTGGTCCATCGTGTTAGCGACTAGGATGTCGTGTTCGCATAAGTGGATTTTTCAACTGgaatattttgtgcttcgcgaacgcgaggctttttCCGCATTCGCAAAGGAGGAGCACTTGGACAGATTTAAAAACCCCAAATCGTGGgctagagtattatttcatattttgacttGTGGAGCTTGGCTAGGGGTGATTTTTGTAAGGGATTTTGCTACAAATCAAGAGGTAAGCAACTTTTGTCCACTAATACTGAAAgtccattgattttcccacctagattatatggttttgaggtaaaatttggggaattttggactaggtattggagagtaagatttggggatttgagggctGATTTGTGGTTGGATTTGAatgatttttatatggttggactcgttattaaaTCGGTGTTTggatttttgtgaattttgtcgagttccgaggcgtgggcccggggttaattttttgggttgactttttgaatttggttaaagaactaAACTTTATCATATGGGATCGATtcttatagcttgtattgattatattaatttatttgttacaagattcgagtcgttcggatgccgattcgcgaggcaagggtttgttggagcattgaattgcgcactttgaggtaagtaacacttccaaACTTGGCACTAAGGGCATGATGCCCTGGaatacgtgttatatggttggtgttggggtgacgcacatactaggtgacagacgtgtgggtgtgcaccgtggtaattatgactcggttgattctgtgctactgtgtagttatctagtCTTGTTTTATCTATGTAAttcctatgtgttagagtaatttcactgtgattcatgttagaaatcatgtttcggctatgtgcttattctgttgggacccaccgaggttatttctactgttgagttatttgcttacctGCAATTATGCACTCAGTCATgttattcatatgcatatcatatatcagtctctgttgtcatttactattatattatgttatcattgtttgggctgagaaATATGAGATTTGCGAGTCCGTGAGATTTGAGAGATTGGTAACTGAGGTGGGCTTGAGAGCCGTGtggtgagtgttattgtggattgggctgcacgccgcagcatgccaaaTTGGctttattactactattattattattattatggattgggctgcacgcagCAGCGGTCCTTATAGACTttactattattatggatcgggctgcatgcagCAACAAATATTATAGGTTttactattattatggatcgggttgcacgccgcagcaggccttataggcttatattaacgcttgggcaggatccgcccctgcGAAGTTTGACACACCAACAGTGAGCACAGACATAGTGatttatatacacgtgctttggtgaggggcattgatgccaggAAACCGTATAGCTTTGAGGCTTGGTCCATCATGTTAGCGACTAGGATGTCGTGTTCGCATAAGTGGATTTTTCAGCTGgaatattttgtgcttcgcgaacgcgaggctttttCCGCATTCGCAAAGGAGGAGCACTTGGACAGATTTAAAAATCCCAAATCGTGGgctagagtattatttcatattttgacttGTGGAGCTTGGCTAGGGGTGATTTTTGTAAGGGATTTTGCTACAAATCAAGAGGTAAGCAACTTTTGTCCACTAATACTGAAAGTCCATTGATTTCCCCACCTAGATTATATGGTTTTGAGGTAAAATTTGGGGAATTTTGGACTAGGTATTGGAGAgcaagatttggggatttgagggctGATTTGTGGttggatttgaataatttttgtatggttggactcgttattaaaTCGGTGTTTggatttttgtgaattttgtcggttTCGAGGCATGGGTCCGGGGTTAatattttgggttgactttttgaatttggttaaagaactaAACTTTATTATATGGGATCGATtcttatagcttgtattgattatattaatttatttgttactagattcgagtcgttcggatgccgattcgcgaggcaagggtttgttggagcattgaattgcgcactttgaggtaagtaacacttccaaACTTGGCACTAAGGGCATGATTCTCTGGaatacgtgttatatggttggtgttggggtgacgcacatactagttGACagacgtgtgggtgtgcactgtggtaattatgactcggttgattctgtgctactgtgtagttatctagtCTTGTTTTATCTATGTAAttcctatgtgttagagtaatttcactgtgattcatgttagaaatcatgtttcggctatgtgcttattctgttgggacccaccgaggttatttctactattgagttatttgcttacctGCAATTATGCACTCAGTCATgttattcatatgcatatcatatatcagtctctgttgtcatttactattat
This region of Nicotiana tomentosiformis chromosome 4, ASM39032v3, whole genome shotgun sequence genomic DNA includes:
- the LOC138910057 gene encoding uncharacterized protein, which encodes MAEFDVILGMDWLSPCHAILDCHAKAVMLAMLELPRIEWRGSLDYVPSRVISYLKAQHMVRKGCLAYLAFVRDVGANIPTIDSISVVRDFLDVFPADLAGMPPDRDIDFGIDIVPDTQLISIPLYRMAPIELREFKEPVSGAS